In Geitlerinema sp. PCC 9228, the genomic window CAGGGGAACGGAAACTCCCAAGCTGCAGCCAAATCTCAGCCTGCTCAAGCAGATACCAAGGGCAAATCCATGACCCAGGCCAAAAAGTCTGACAAGAAAAACGATATTCCCACGAATATCTACAAACCAAAACAACCTCTCATCGGCAAATGCATTCGCAATGAAGAATTGGTAAAAGAAGGTGGTTCGGGTACGGTACGCCATCTGGTCTTTGACATTGCTAACAGCGACCTGAGGTATTTGGAAGGACAAAGTATTGGCATCATTCCTCCCGGTACCGACGATAAAGGAAAACCCCACAAACTTCGTTTGTATTCCATTGCTTCTACCCGTCACGGCGACACCAAAGACGACAATACCGTATCTTTGTGCGTGCGCCAGCTAGAGTACCAGCATCCAGAAACGGGAGAAACGGTTTACGGGGTTTGCTCTTCCTACTTGTGCAACCTGGAAACCGGTGCCGATGTGAAAATTACCGGTCCGGTGGGCAAAAACATGCTGCTGCCCGATGATGAAAATGCCAACATTATCATGATGGCGACCGGTACTGGCATTGCTCCGTTCCGTGCTTATCTGGAGCGGATGTTTAAAGAACACCACGAAGACTACAAGTTTAACGGATTTGCTTGGCTCTTCTTCGGTATTCCCTATACACAAAATATCCTGTACAAGGAAGAACTGGAAGAAATGCAGCAGCAGTATCCCGACAACTTCCGCTTGACCTATGCCATCAGCCGCGAACAGAAGAACAAAGAAGGTGGCAAGATGTATATCCAACACCGCATTGCCGAACACGCGCAGGAGTTGTGGGAGTTGATTCAACAACCCAATACC contains:
- a CDS encoding ferredoxin-NADP reductase — encoded protein: MYMKSPVNVTGNTEYGSRCFVYEVVGLRQNPETDKTNYPIRRSGSTFITVPYHRMNEEMRRITRMGGKIVSIKPVGNGVQGNGNSQAAAKSQPAQADTKGKSMTQAKKSDKKNDIPTNIYKPKQPLIGKCIRNEELVKEGGSGTVRHLVFDIANSDLRYLEGQSIGIIPPGTDDKGKPHKLRLYSIASTRHGDTKDDNTVSLCVRQLEYQHPETGETVYGVCSSYLCNLETGADVKITGPVGKNMLLPDDENANIIMMATGTGIAPFRAYLERMFKEHHEDYKFNGFAWLFFGIPYTQNILYKEELEEMQQQYPDNFRLTYAISREQKNKEGGKMYIQHRIAEHAQELWELIQQPNTHTYICGLKGMEDGIDKGMSEVTAQQGIDWADYQKQMKKEGRWHVETY